One segment of Anopheles stephensi strain Indian chromosome 3, UCI_ANSTEP_V1.0, whole genome shotgun sequence DNA contains the following:
- the LOC118509108 gene encoding translocation protein SEC63 homolog translates to MGGQKFQYDESGGTFFYFILSFLALILVPTTFYFWPRKKKEDPTTKEENCYCEGCVRKRVTMEHSDPYKGTKELLVKLSIVAGWLLLAFLTYKVSQFDYEMSNFDPYEILGVPLGSSQKDIKKAYRTLSVILHPDKETGDEKAFMKLTKAYQALTDDEARKNWEKYGNPDGPGATSFGIALPSWIVEKENSVWVLGLYALVFMVALPIVVGTWWYRSIRYSGDKVLLDTTNMYWYFFHKTPHMAVKRVIMILAASFEFEKRHNNQVIERPSDNVEVPALIRELPYLNEKCKELPFARSYSLKARAILHAHLSRIALNPATLEIDRQLIVRKCPYLIQEMVSCVSHLIMLAYARKIQRLPAIETIENCMKLSPMVIQGLRESEHPLMQLPHMTKELRAHLARRFNTRNLQQLAQLKPEQRRSALRSLNDEQYSNAVKVLGHLPLIDFSIKCEVVDDENSNVVTAGAIVTVTVELVRRSMSELFGDTTAKEKQGITESTENGDTGDGDADGELEATDDQKQDVKVKKPPGWQPKSAKGHKGKAKAAGAKPHNRKLAAAAAAAAAASAAAAAAAAAAAAATAASADSTTPQATATGEKTKSGKSGEKKSAGGGGEEDDSADGDSGAESDNDASEAAADDDDEWEKFQQKINKREKLEGRSKVSHPVHCPLFPEEKHEYWWTYICDRKSHTLLTVPYHVTNLIHREEVQLKFTAPKWAGMYVFTVCLRSDSYIGMDQQLDLKLDVKDPAAIPTEHPQWDISESESDHNEMQANDSEFTTDSSDGEDEESRKRTD, encoded by the exons ATGGGCGGGCAGAAATTTCAGTACGACGAGAGTGGTGGAACCTTCTTCTACTTTATACTCTCGTTTCTGGCACTGATCCTGGTGCCGACCACGTTCTACTTTTGGCCacggaagaaaaaggaag ATCCCACCACAAAGGAGGAAAATTGTTACTGTGAAGGATGCGTGCGGAAACGAGTCACCATGGAACATTCCGACCCGTACAAGGGCACCAAGGAGCTGCTGGTGAAGCTGTCGATCGTGGCCGGCTGGTTGCTGCTCGCGTTCCTCACCTACAAGGTGTCCCAGTTCGATTACGAAATGTCCAACTTTGATCCGTACGAGATTCTGGGCGTCCCGCTCGGTTCGTCCCAGAAGGACATAAAGAAAGCTTACCGAACGCTCTCCGTCATTCTGCATCCGGACAAGGAAACGGGTGACGAGAAAGCGTTCATGAAGCTTACGAAAGCGTACCAAGCGTTGACGGACGATGAGGCGCGGAAGAACTGGGAAAAGTACGGCAACCCGGACGGTCCTGGTGCGACGTCGTTCGGCATTGCGCTGCCTTCTTGGATCGTTGAGAAGGAAAACTCGGTATGGGTGCTTGGATTGTATGCGCTAGTGTTTATGGTGGCGTTGCCGATCGTCGTCGGCACTTGGTGGTACCGGTCGATCCGTTACAGTGGCGATAAGGTGCTGCTGGATACGACGAACATGTACTGGTACTTTTTCCACAAAACGCCCCACATGGCGGTGAAGCGCGTGATCATGATACTGGCGGCTAGTTTTGAGTTTGAGAAGCGTCACAACAATCAGGTGATCGAGCGGCCGTCGGACAATGTGGAGGTTCCGGCGCTGATTCGTGAGCTGCCTTATTTGAACGAGAAATGCAAGGAATTGCCGTTTGCGAGAAGCTACTCGCTGAAGGCACGTGCGATTTTGCACGCGCATCTGTCACGGATCGCGCTGAATCCGGCAACGTTGGAGATTGATCGTCAGCTGATCGTACGCAAGTGTCCCTATCTGATCCAGGAGATGGTGAGCTGTGTCAGCCATCTGATTATGCTGGCTTATGCGAGAAAGA TTCAGCGTCTTCCGGCGATTGAAACGATCGAAAACTGTATGAAGCTGTCGCCGATGGTTATCCAGGGTCTGCGCGAATCGGAACACCCGCTGATGCAGCTACCCCACATGACGAAGGAACTGCGCGCCCACCTGGCCCGTCGATTCAACACGCGCAATCTGCAACAGTTGGCCCAGCTGAAGCCGGAACAGCGACGATCCGCCCTGCGCAGTCTGAACGACGAACAGTACAGCAACGCGGTGAAGGTGCTCGGCCATCTTCCGCTCATCGATTTCAGCATCAAGTGTGAGGTGGTGGATGATGAGAACTCTAACGTGGTAACGGCCGGTGCGATCGTCACGGTGACGGTGGAGCTGGTGCGACGCAGCATGTCGGAATTGTTTGGTGACACAACCGCAAAGGAAAAGCAAGGAATTAC GGAAAGCACCGAAAACGGAGACACCGGCGATGGCGACGCGGACGGTGAACTGGAAGCGACCGACGATCAGAAGCAGGATGTGAAGGTGAAAAAACCGCCCGGCTGGCAACCAAAATCCGCCAAGGGACACAAGGGCAAAGCTAAGGCGGCCGGTGCCAAACCACACAACCGGAAGCTGGCAGCAGCGGCCGCGGCGGCTGCGGCGGCTagtgcggctgctgctgcggcggcggcagcagcggcTGCGGCAACTGCAGCATCTGCCGATTCAACGACCCCACAGGCCACGGCCACGGGTGAGAAGACAAAG TCTGGTAAGAGTGGTGAGAAGAAATCAGCAGGCGGCGGCGGTGAGGAGGATGATTCTGCGGACGGAGACAGTGGCGCGGAAAGCGACAATGATGCCAGCGAGGCAGCAgcggacgatgatgacgagtGGGAAAA gTTCCAGCAGAAGATAAACAAACGAGAAAAGCTGGAAGGTCGATCGAAGGTGTCCCATCCCGTTCACTGTCCACTGTTTCCTGag GAAAAGCATGAATACTGGTGGACGTACATCTGTGACCGGAAGTCACACACGCTCCTAACCGTGCCGTACCACGTGACGAATCTGATCCATCGCGAAGAGGTTCAGCTGAAGTTTACCGCACCGAAATGGGCCGGCATGTACGTGTTTACCGTGTGTCTCCGTTCCGATTCGTACATCGGCATGGACCAGCAGCTCGATCTGAAGCTGGACGTGAAGGATCCGGCCGCCATCCCGACGGAACACCCGCAGTGGGACATCAGCGAGTCGGAATCGGACCACAACGAGATGCAGGCGAACGATAGCGAATTCACCACCGACTCATCGGACGGCGAGGATGAGGAATCGCGAAAACGAACGGACTGA